The following are encoded together in the Mesoterricola sediminis genome:
- a CDS encoding lysophospholipid acyltransferase family protein, which produces MRGWKSSWPWRVVVTAWGLVTLPLAAVAIILGAAFLGPKRSFWTFAPLWSRSVFGFFGMHNVVLGWEALPEEIREQRQPVVFMANHESILDPPVLMGALPIPAVYISKKELKWMVPVGWAAAMGGTIFIDRSNREKAVASIAEAARQIRGGKSVVIFPEGTRTRTGDLLPFKKGGFALAQDAGTPIVPLGIGGAYTMLPPGSLLVRPCTYVIAVGAPVDPAAYDNREELMAEVRARIANLREQAHERL; this is translated from the coding sequence GTGCGAGGATGGAAGAGCAGCTGGCCCTGGCGGGTCGTGGTGACGGCGTGGGGCCTGGTCACGCTCCCCCTCGCCGCGGTGGCGATCATCCTGGGCGCGGCCTTCCTGGGGCCCAAGCGCAGCTTCTGGACCTTCGCGCCCCTGTGGAGCCGCTCGGTCTTCGGGTTCTTCGGCATGCACAACGTGGTGCTGGGCTGGGAGGCCCTTCCCGAAGAGATCCGGGAGCAGCGCCAGCCCGTGGTCTTCATGGCCAACCACGAGAGCATCCTGGACCCCCCCGTCCTCATGGGCGCCCTGCCCATCCCGGCCGTCTACATCTCCAAGAAGGAACTCAAGTGGATGGTGCCCGTGGGCTGGGCGGCGGCCATGGGCGGCACCATCTTCATCGACCGCAGCAACCGGGAGAAGGCCGTGGCCAGCATCGCCGAGGCCGCGCGCCAGATCCGGGGCGGCAAGAGCGTCGTCATCTTCCCGGAGGGCACCCGCACCCGCACCGGGGACCTGCTGCCCTTCAAGAAGGGCGGCTTCGCCCTGGCCCAGGACGCCGGCACCCCCATCGTCCCCCTGGGCATCGGCGGGGCCTACACCATGCTCCCGCCCGGTAGCCTCCTGGTTCGGCCCTGCACCTACGTCATCGCCGTGGGCGCGCCGGTGGATCCGGCGGCCTACGACAACCGGGAGGAGCTCATGGCCGAGGTGCGCGCCCGGATCGCGAACCTGCGCGAACAGGCCCACGAACGGCTTTGA
- the miaA gene encoding tRNA (adenosine(37)-N6)-dimethylallyltransferase MiaA: MAEAPGPIAILGPTASGKSALAVAVAARTGGAVVNGDPFQAYAGLAIGTGQPTEAERHGVPHRGYGCLDLATEVNPAGFGAQVRAWLEEGPAPVLVTGSGLYLRGIWNQLTDLPEVPPALTLRVRAWAEALGGPVLHRYLAAVDPARAADLHPNDRSRIQRALALHLATGQRPSRLLSGVIQGVPPGWRAILVLPGRERQRARVAARVRAMVRAGWRREAEAVREAGQEADLRRLKPLGYLDWLDAPRGAEARIIQATQAYAKRQGTWFRNQWPELPVWDPDAEPVEVAMARLGVA, translated from the coding sequence GCCTCCGGCAAGTCCGCCCTGGCCGTGGCGGTCGCGGCCCGGACCGGGGGCGCGGTCGTGAACGGGGATCCCTTCCAGGCCTACGCGGGCCTGGCCATCGGCACCGGCCAGCCCACGGAGGCCGAGCGGCACGGCGTGCCCCACCGGGGCTACGGGTGCCTGGACCTGGCCACCGAGGTGAACCCCGCCGGCTTCGGCGCCCAGGTGCGCGCGTGGCTGGAGGAAGGCCCCGCCCCCGTCCTCGTGACCGGCTCCGGCCTCTACCTGCGGGGGATCTGGAACCAGCTGACGGACCTGCCCGAAGTGCCTCCGGCCCTCACCCTGCGGGTGCGGGCCTGGGCCGAGGCCCTGGGGGGCCCCGTCCTCCACCGGTACCTGGCCGCGGTGGACCCGGCCCGGGCCGCCGACCTCCACCCCAACGACCGGTCCCGCATCCAGCGGGCCCTGGCCCTGCACCTGGCCACCGGACAACGCCCGTCCAGGCTTCTGTCCGGCGTCATCCAGGGCGTGCCTCCCGGCTGGCGGGCGATCCTCGTCCTGCCGGGCCGCGAACGCCAGCGTGCCCGCGTGGCAGCTCGAGTCCGGGCCATGGTCCGGGCCGGGTGGCGCCGGGAGGCCGAGGCCGTCCGGGAGGCGGGCCAGGAAGCGGACCTGCGCCGCCTGAAGCCCCTGGGCTACCTCGACTGGCTGGATGCCCCCAGGGGCGCCGAGGCCCGCATCATCCAGGCCACCCAGGCCTACGCCAAGCGCCAGGGCACCTGGTTCCGGAACCAGTGGCCGGAGCTTCCCGTGTGGGACCCCGACGCCGAGCCGGTGGAGGTGGCGATGGCCCGGCTGGGCGTCGCCTGA